One region of Sulfuricurvum sp. IAE1 genomic DNA includes:
- a CDS encoding recombinase family protein encodes MLIGYMRVSTDGDRQSTDLQRDALISAGVDERHIFEDKASGSKDDRAGLAQALEYVKSGDILVVWKLDRLGRSLPHLIEIVNQLKSKGVGFKSLTEGMDTSSPSGELLFHVFGALAQFERSLIQERVNAGLAAAKKRGRIGGRPRAIPQEKMDAILEALNNGMSKAAVCRTFEVKRSTLIDALKR; translated from the coding sequence ATGCTGATAGGATACATGCGCGTTTCGACTGACGGTGATCGGCAGAGTACCGATCTTCAACGTGATGCATTGATAAGTGCCGGGGTGGATGAGCGGCATATTTTTGAAGACAAGGCTTCCGGCTCCAAAGATGACCGTGCCGGTTTGGCACAGGCACTGGAGTATGTCAAATCAGGAGACATACTCGTAGTCTGGAAGCTTGACCGCCTTGGGAGGTCACTCCCACACCTGATCGAAATCGTCAACCAGCTCAAATCCAAAGGGGTCGGATTCAAATCTCTCACAGAGGGGATGGATACATCCAGCCCATCAGGTGAACTACTGTTCCATGTCTTCGGAGCACTGGCACAGTTTGAACGCTCACTCATTCAAGAACGGGTCAATGCCGGATTGGCTGCCGCGAAGAAGCGGGGTCGGATCGGCGGACGACCGCGAGCGATCCCTCAAGAGAAGATGGATGCTATTTTGGAAGCTCTGAACAACGGAATGTCGAAAGCGGCGGTGTGTCGGACATTTGAAGTGAAACGCTCAACTTTGATTGATGCCCTCAAGCGTTAA
- a CDS encoding type I restriction endonuclease subunit R — translation MSTDTTERGLENIIERDMVVLGWKKGSPGEYNRDYAVDLVQLTSFIQETQEDLIKAFDLENDSPTRQKFLARLQGEITKRGVIDVLRQGIKHGPHHLDLYYAIPSVGNTKSAEQHSKNRFSLTRQLCYSNDATRLALDMAIFINGLPFATFELKNSLTKQTVEDAIWQYRTDRDPRELIFQFGRCAVHFAIDDAQVMFCTHLMGKGSWFLPFNKGYDDGAGNPPNSNGLKTDYLWKEILRPDSLCNILENFSQIVETKDEKTGKKKRAQLWPRYHQLDVVRKLLDDAVNSGVGKRYLIQHSAGSGKSNSIGWLAHQLVELQKESKKIFDSVIVITDRRILDKQTRDTIRGFAGVGSIVGHAERSGDLRRFIEGGKKIIISTIQKFPWIMDEIEDNGGRQFAIIIDEAHSSQGGRNSQALSASLSDDPEDDINDALEARMKARKMLTNASYFAFTATPKNKTLEMFGIPYQEGGETKFKPFHGYTMKQAVQEGFILDVLKYYTPVNSYYKLIKTVDVDPEFDTKRAKKKLRRYVESHEHAIRLKAEIMIDHFHEQVIGLRKIGGEARAMVVTNGIERAIEYFHAFNGYLTERKSPYRAIVAFSGEQEYGGEKVTEASLNGFSSNDIPNRIQEDPYRFLICADKFQTGYDEPLLHTMYVDKTLSGIKAVQTLSRLNRAHPKKHDAFVLDFMNDQDTIKNSFADFYRGTVLSGETDPNKLHDLKADLDGHHVYTEFQVGELVRLYLEGVSRERLDPILDACVAVYNKELDEDEQVTFKGNAKAFNRTYSFLASILPYTNADWEKLSIFLNFLIPKLPSPIEDDLSKGILETIDMDSYRVEKKAVIEIQLPDEEGVLEPVPVGGSGGTAEPELDRLSNILKTFNDQFGNIPWSDSDRVHKLITEDIPARVVADAAFQNAIKNTPHTARIEHDKALARVMVSVLKDDTELFKQFSDNPEFKRWMGDMIYGLTSSMSYNGSMGT, via the coding sequence ATGAGCACTGATACTACCGAAAGAGGTCTGGAAAATATCATCGAACGGGATATGGTTGTACTTGGGTGGAAAAAAGGATCACCTGGTGAGTACAACCGCGATTATGCCGTCGATCTCGTTCAGCTGACTTCTTTTATCCAAGAAACGCAGGAAGATTTGATCAAAGCATTTGATCTGGAAAATGACTCTCCGACTCGTCAGAAATTCCTAGCCCGTCTCCAGGGAGAGATCACCAAGCGGGGTGTCATCGACGTGCTGCGCCAAGGTATCAAACATGGGCCGCATCATCTCGATCTCTACTACGCCATCCCTTCGGTCGGCAATACCAAATCTGCTGAGCAGCATTCCAAAAACCGCTTCAGCCTCACCCGTCAGCTTTGCTATAGTAATGATGCTACCCGTTTGGCGCTTGATATGGCTATCTTTATCAACGGTCTACCGTTCGCTACCTTTGAACTCAAAAACAGTTTGACCAAACAGACGGTGGAAGATGCTATATGGCAATACCGCACGGACCGAGATCCACGGGAACTGATTTTTCAGTTCGGCCGCTGTGCGGTCCACTTTGCCATCGATGACGCGCAGGTAATGTTCTGTACGCATCTGATGGGCAAGGGCTCGTGGTTCTTGCCATTTAACAAAGGGTATGACGACGGAGCCGGGAATCCACCCAATTCAAATGGCCTAAAGACAGATTACCTTTGGAAAGAGATTTTACGTCCTGATAGTCTGTGTAATATCCTGGAAAACTTTTCTCAGATCGTTGAAACCAAAGATGAAAAAACGGGCAAAAAGAAGCGCGCTCAGCTCTGGCCTCGTTATCATCAGCTAGATGTTGTCCGTAAGCTTCTCGATGATGCAGTGAACAGCGGTGTGGGTAAACGGTATCTGATCCAACACAGTGCCGGAAGCGGTAAATCTAATTCCATCGGATGGTTGGCGCATCAGCTCGTGGAACTCCAAAAAGAATCGAAAAAGATATTTGATTCAGTCATCGTCATCACTGATCGCCGAATTCTGGACAAACAGACCCGTGATACGATCAGAGGCTTTGCCGGTGTAGGCTCCATTGTCGGTCATGCGGAGCGATCAGGCGATTTGCGCCGTTTTATCGAAGGCGGGAAAAAGATCATCATCTCGACGATCCAGAAGTTCCCATGGATCATGGATGAGATTGAAGACAACGGAGGCAGACAGTTCGCCATCATTATCGATGAAGCTCACTCCAGTCAAGGTGGACGTAATTCTCAGGCGCTTAGCGCTTCACTCAGTGACGATCCCGAAGACGATATCAATGATGCATTGGAAGCTCGTATGAAAGCGAGAAAGATGCTCACCAATGCGAGCTATTTTGCTTTTACCGCAACTCCGAAGAACAAGACATTGGAAATGTTCGGCATCCCCTATCAAGAAGGTGGCGAGACCAAGTTTAAACCATTTCATGGCTATACGATGAAGCAGGCGGTACAGGAGGGATTCATTCTTGATGTTTTGAAATACTACACCCCTGTCAACAGCTATTACAAGCTCATTAAAACGGTCGATGTAGATCCCGAATTTGACACGAAGCGAGCCAAGAAAAAATTACGTCGTTATGTCGAGAGTCATGAGCATGCCATCCGGCTGAAAGCGGAGATCATGATCGATCATTTTCATGAACAGGTCATTGGTTTGCGCAAGATTGGCGGTGAAGCGCGGGCGATGGTGGTCACTAACGGTATTGAGCGTGCTATTGAGTATTTCCACGCATTTAACGGATATCTCACAGAGAGAAAGAGTCCTTACAGGGCGATCGTTGCATTTTCCGGAGAGCAGGAATATGGCGGAGAGAAAGTGACGGAAGCTTCACTCAACGGCTTTTCATCTAATGACATACCAAACCGCATTCAAGAAGACCCCTATCGGTTCTTGATCTGTGCCGACAAATTTCAGACGGGATATGATGAACCACTGCTGCATACAATGTATGTCGATAAAACATTGAGTGGTATTAAAGCGGTTCAGACACTATCGCGCCTCAATCGTGCCCACCCCAAAAAACATGATGCTTTCGTATTAGACTTCATGAATGATCAAGATACTATCAAAAATTCATTTGCAGATTTTTATAGAGGGACCGTCCTAAGCGGTGAAACTGATCCCAATAAACTGCATGATCTCAAAGCAGATTTAGATGGTCACCATGTGTATACAGAGTTCCAAGTAGGAGAACTGGTACGGCTGTATCTCGAAGGCGTTTCAAGAGAACGGCTGGATCCAATCCTCGATGCATGTGTAGCTGTCTACAATAAAGAGCTCGATGAAGACGAACAGGTAACATTCAAGGGGAATGCAAAGGCGTTTAACCGTACGTATTCCTTTTTGGCATCCATACTACCTTATACCAATGCTGATTGGGAAAAACTTTCGATTTTCCTCAACTTTTTGATTCCAAAGCTCCCATCCCCGATTGAGGATGATCTTTCAAAGGGGATTTTGGAAACGATTGATATGGATAGCTACCGGGTAGAGAAAAAAGCAGTCATAGAGATTCAGTTGCCGGATGAAGAGGGGGTACTTGAGCCTGTACCAGTCGGCGGAAGTGGTGGGACAGCAGAACCCGAGCTCGATCGCCTCTCCAATATCCTAAAAACCTTCAATGATCAGTTTGGAAACATACCTTGGAGTGATTCGGATAGGGTTCATAAACTGATCACCGAAGATATTCCGGCCCGAGTGGTTGCTGATGCTGCCTTCCAAAATGCCATCAAAAACACGCCGCATACAGCACGGATTGAACATGACAAAGCGTTGGCACGAGTCATGGTATCGGTTTTAAAAGACGATACGGAACTGTTTAAGCAATTCAGTGACAACCCTGAATTCAAACGATGGATGGGGGATATGATTTATGGGCTTACGTCGAGCATGAGTTATAATGGTTCTATGGGAACTTAA
- the avs2 gene encoding AVAST type 2 anti-phage system protein Avs2 gives MSFNWHAIKALNGSQNTGFEEFCCQLARSESPDNAQFVRKGTPDAGVECYCILEDGKEWGWQAKYFENFGDSQWSQLDESVENALDKHPLLVRYFICVPLDRPDARTGRGKSAKEKWDERVLKWTQWAADKGMSVEFVYWGSSELLERLMDPQHAGKRKFWFESIGLDQEWFEYRLATAISTAGPRYTPEIHVDLPIAQEFQVFGRTIETFRRIKVLLKELKDKKRSFEYSLRKIDKGTLPAPTEGFLERIHNVEMKLREVVYQPVGILPFGQIARQIAEALEYSYVIEDAFDKCDKEQQALEPEKDYRYSKTKCGDILSSLRSLEHELRKVKTILEDVDKVASTSLLILQGNAGTGKTHLLCDLAKQRIENNQPTVLLMGHQFTTLDFPWNQARYHLDLPPMTLEEFVGALESAAEAADCRALILIDAINEGSGRELWPAHLAAFLSVVERSPWIGMVLSVRSSYTDIISKEILESAFSLMHYGFEDNEYDAVKTFFMHYGLELPSAPLLSPEFRNPLFLKTLCSGLQASGECRLPRGLHGITAIFDLYLSAVNKKLAELKELDYRESKRLVQAAVQSLAQKMVELDSRWIDIDIAEETINALLPERSYERSLYRKLIVSGIIGEEMVWHSADEKKEVVYFGYERLADHLIAKYLLDTHLDTTDPGLSFKKGGGLHFLLNEKHRNEAGLVEALCIQVPERTGCELISLAPRFIKYWGIQGAYFNSVIWRSPKAFNDESRELFGKLIRNAYQEREALDALLVVAIIPNHPFNALLLHNRLQKDSMPDRDSWWSLYLHKSWSYKGSAYRVVDWALSLADNSTVEDDVIELASITLSWFLSSSNRYLRDRATKALVNLLTGRLNKAKALVDRFAEVNDPYIAERVYAVAYGVAMRSNNGEELKDLAQSVYAHVFADGNPPAHILLRDYARGVIERALCLKADIEVNAELIRPPYSSIWPNIPSEEEIQPFLPDWSRGSHDSRESEWSRNRIGSSVISDDFARYVIGTNSWSTDFLSLKLDEPVWRSPDEQLEQLIKEFAPKEVEAWKKFKPMDEALKSIEVQKMFLRVTQEQLDDEIGEESKDDELDQAQSKRDEAYEELKESLTEEHQVSLEKIIELKNSGSQRAPKFDLKLIQRYVLWRVFDLGWTTERFGEFDRFEIGYHGRDAAKAERIGKKYQWIAYHEIMAYFADHFQIRQEHHGVDKDHKYVGPWQIGLRDIDPSVTLQSTVGGTSWKGHDTAWWCSESFDRWNKEMAPEDWIKDSKELPNIKQILCVTDSNKISWFNVHGYFNWQMPTSIDDEPEESERREIWYITNAYLIHNQDVDKFLKWAKSVNFMGRWMPEAQEYYEQFFGEHKWSPAAQYHQGPYFNYLGWTYPGKGCPVLLHVVSSKYTGENSSFDCSIDDGFSLYCPSEEIIEKLKLTWNGEDAEFLDHQGMLATFDPTVRSKGPDSLLVRKDLIETLNEREGITLCWSIIGEKRAFDTEISSRLRFNHTNYIHGAYVFKDGNIEGFTQTSVELIDDKEIE, from the coding sequence ATGAGTTTTAACTGGCATGCGATAAAGGCATTAAATGGATCTCAAAATACCGGTTTTGAGGAATTTTGTTGTCAGCTTGCCAGATCAGAATCACCAGATAATGCACAGTTTGTCCGCAAAGGGACACCGGATGCTGGAGTTGAGTGTTACTGCATACTTGAAGATGGAAAAGAATGGGGATGGCAAGCGAAATATTTTGAGAATTTTGGGGATTCTCAATGGAGTCAGCTCGATGAATCAGTCGAAAATGCATTGGATAAACATCCTCTATTAGTCAGGTATTTTATATGTGTTCCTCTAGATCGTCCTGATGCTAGAACAGGAAGAGGAAAATCAGCCAAAGAAAAATGGGATGAACGTGTCCTCAAATGGACACAATGGGCCGCTGATAAAGGGATGAGTGTAGAGTTTGTCTATTGGGGTAGCAGTGAATTGCTTGAACGACTCATGGATCCACAGCATGCTGGAAAACGAAAATTTTGGTTTGAATCCATCGGCTTAGATCAAGAATGGTTTGAATATCGGTTAGCAACTGCCATTAGTACAGCTGGCCCTCGGTATACACCTGAGATTCATGTCGATCTACCCATTGCACAAGAATTCCAAGTTTTTGGTAGGACTATAGAGACATTTCGCAGGATCAAGGTTCTTTTGAAAGAACTCAAGGATAAAAAAAGAAGCTTTGAATACAGTCTTCGAAAGATTGATAAAGGTACTTTACCTGCGCCAACCGAAGGTTTCCTTGAAAGAATACATAATGTTGAAATGAAGCTTCGAGAAGTTGTTTATCAGCCTGTAGGAATTTTACCTTTTGGGCAAATTGCCAGACAAATCGCTGAAGCACTGGAATATTCGTATGTCATCGAAGATGCATTTGATAAATGCGATAAAGAACAGCAGGCTTTAGAGCCAGAGAAAGATTACCGATACAGTAAAACCAAATGTGGAGACATCCTCAGTAGTTTACGCTCACTAGAACATGAGCTTCGTAAAGTAAAAACGATTCTAGAAGATGTTGACAAAGTCGCCTCAACATCACTGTTGATCTTGCAAGGCAATGCAGGAACAGGGAAAACTCACCTATTATGTGATCTTGCAAAACAAAGGATTGAGAACAATCAACCGACTGTCTTGTTAATGGGGCATCAATTCACAACTCTTGATTTTCCATGGAACCAGGCGAGATACCATCTTGATTTGCCGCCAATGACACTGGAAGAATTTGTGGGTGCACTTGAGTCGGCGGCAGAAGCTGCTGATTGCAGAGCATTGATCTTAATCGACGCTATCAACGAAGGTTCAGGACGAGAACTTTGGCCAGCTCATTTGGCTGCATTTTTGTCTGTCGTTGAGCGATCTCCTTGGATAGGGATGGTGCTCTCTGTAAGAAGTTCATACACAGATATCATTTCAAAAGAAATTTTGGAAAGTGCTTTTTCACTTATGCATTATGGATTCGAAGACAATGAGTATGATGCAGTCAAGACATTCTTCATGCATTACGGCCTTGAATTGCCTTCAGCGCCTCTACTGTCGCCTGAATTTAGAAATCCGTTATTTTTGAAAACATTATGCAGTGGATTACAAGCAAGCGGGGAATGTCGGTTGCCTCGTGGTTTGCATGGGATAACAGCTATTTTTGATCTTTATCTGTCTGCTGTGAATAAAAAACTTGCCGAACTAAAGGAATTGGATTATCGGGAAAGCAAACGGCTTGTGCAAGCTGCAGTGCAATCGCTTGCTCAAAAAATGGTAGAGCTTGACTCTCGATGGATCGATATAGATATTGCAGAAGAGACAATCAATGCGTTACTGCCAGAACGTAGTTATGAAAGGTCGTTATATCGAAAGCTTATAGTTTCAGGAATCATCGGCGAAGAGATGGTTTGGCACTCGGCTGACGAAAAAAAAGAAGTGGTCTACTTTGGCTATGAACGACTCGCTGATCATTTGATAGCAAAATATTTGCTTGATACGCATCTAGACACAACTGATCCTGGATTGTCTTTCAAAAAGGGCGGAGGCCTGCATTTCTTGCTCAATGAAAAACATCGAAATGAAGCTGGCCTTGTCGAGGCACTTTGTATTCAGGTACCAGAAAGAACAGGGTGCGAACTGATATCACTTGCTCCAAGATTTATAAAATATTGGGGTATCCAAGGTGCCTATTTTAACAGCGTCATTTGGCGTTCACCTAAAGCTTTTAACGATGAATCTCGCGAACTTTTCGGAAAACTCATCAGGAATGCGTATCAAGAACGTGAGGCTTTAGATGCGCTCTTAGTAGTAGCTATTATTCCTAATCATCCATTTAATGCTTTACTTTTACATAACAGGCTGCAAAAAGACTCGATGCCCGATCGGGATTCATGGTGGAGTCTTTATCTGCACAAAAGTTGGAGCTACAAAGGAAGCGCCTATAGAGTTGTTGATTGGGCTCTGTCGTTAGCGGATAATAGTACAGTTGAAGACGATGTCATAGAACTTGCATCGATAACTCTGTCTTGGTTTTTGTCCAGCTCCAACCGATATTTGAGGGACAGAGCAACTAAGGCGCTGGTCAACCTACTAACAGGAAGGTTGAATAAGGCAAAAGCCCTTGTCGATCGATTTGCCGAAGTGAATGACCCCTATATAGCTGAAAGAGTATATGCCGTTGCTTATGGAGTGGCAATGCGAAGCAATAATGGTGAAGAGCTTAAGGATCTTGCTCAGTCTGTTTATGCTCATGTTTTCGCTGACGGGAATCCCCCTGCACACATTTTATTGAGAGATTATGCAAGGGGTGTTATTGAAAGAGCACTCTGTCTGAAAGCAGACATCGAAGTGAATGCTGAATTGATCAGGCCACCATATTCGAGTATTTGGCCAAATATTCCGTCTGAAGAGGAGATCCAACCGTTTTTACCTGATTGGTCCCGAGGATCGCATGACAGTCGTGAAAGCGAATGGTCTCGTAATCGTATTGGAAGTTCCGTGATAAGTGATGATTTCGCTCGGTATGTAATTGGAACAAACTCATGGTCGACAGATTTTTTGTCTTTGAAACTAGATGAGCCGGTTTGGCGATCTCCTGATGAACAACTCGAGCAGCTCATCAAAGAGTTTGCTCCGAAAGAAGTTGAAGCTTGGAAAAAGTTCAAACCCATGGATGAAGCTCTCAAAAGCATTGAAGTTCAAAAGATGTTTCTACGGGTTACCCAGGAACAACTTGATGATGAGATAGGTGAAGAATCAAAAGATGACGAGTTAGATCAAGCCCAATCTAAACGAGATGAAGCATATGAAGAGTTGAAAGAAAGCTTAACAGAAGAGCATCAAGTTAGTCTTGAAAAGATTATAGAACTGAAAAATTCTGGTTCGCAACGTGCTCCAAAATTTGATCTCAAACTAATCCAACGATATGTTCTTTGGCGAGTTTTTGATTTAGGATGGACGACGGAAAGATTTGGTGAGTTTGACCGTTTTGAGATCGGCTACCATGGGAGGGATGCTGCAAAAGCTGAAAGGATAGGTAAAAAGTATCAGTGGATCGCTTACCATGAAATTATGGCTTATTTCGCCGATCATTTTCAAATTAGACAGGAACATCATGGTGTGGACAAAGACCATAAATATGTTGGTCCATGGCAAATTGGTTTGCGAGATATAGATCCATCAGTGACACTACAATCAACTGTAGGAGGAACCTCTTGGAAAGGGCATGACACCGCATGGTGGTGTTCAGAATCATTTGATCGATGGAATAAGGAAATGGCGCCAGAGGATTGGATCAAAGATAGCAAAGAATTACCTAATATTAAACAAATACTTTGTGTGACAGATTCCAATAAAATAAGTTGGTTCAATGTTCATGGTTATTTTAATTGGCAGATGCCGACAAGTATCGATGACGAACCAGAAGAATCGGAACGACGTGAAATTTGGTATATTACAAATGCGTATCTCATTCATAATCAAGATGTAGATAAATTTTTAAAATGGGCCAAATCTGTAAATTTTATGGGAAGATGGATGCCTGAAGCACAAGAATATTACGAGCAGTTTTTTGGAGAACATAAATGGTCACCTGCGGCCCAATATCATCAAGGTCCTTATTTTAATTATCTTGGATGGACTTATCCAGGCAAAGGTTGTCCAGTCTTGTTGCATGTGGTAAGTTCAAAATATACTGGAGAGAATAGTAGCTTTGATTGTTCAATTGACGATGGATTTAGTTTATATTGCCCAAGTGAAGAGATAATTGAAAAACTCAAACTGACTTGGAATGGAGAAGATGCTGAGTTCCTTGATCATCAAGGAATGTTAGCTACATTTGATCCTACAGTCAGGTCAAAAGGGCCCGATTCTTTACTAGTTCGCAAGGATTTAATCGAAACATTAAATGAACGGGAAGGTATAACATTGTGTTGGTCGATAATAGGCGAAAAAAGAGCTTTTGATACTGAAATCTCTTCGCGGTTGCGGTTTAATCATACCAACTATATACACGGTGCATATGTGTTCAAAGATGGGAATATTGAAGGTTTTACCCAAACAAGTGTTGAATTAATTGATGACAAGGAAATAGAATGA
- a CDS encoding restriction endonuclease subunit S: MSLSRYEAYKPSGVAWLGEIPAYWEMRPLKSIIKKSIGGVWGKDPTNTNSDIVCLRVSDFNFNQGIFKTSKLTKRTISTSEQNGRLLQKGDLVIEKSGGGEVTAVGRVVLFNHDFPAVCSNFTNRLVIVDQVLSTFAAKLFQTLFSCKVNIKHIKQTTGIQNLDLKSYFTEQIAVPPLPEQEAIVRYLDHATHKIDRTVRAKKKLIAALNEQKQAIIAHAVTRGLDPNAPMKESGVAWIGEIPAHWEMKRGKALFRKNNRPILPEYDVVTCFRDGEVTLRKNRRTTGFTEALKEIGYQGVNKGDLVIHAMDAFAGAVGVSDSNGKCSPVYAICSPIAEVFPKYYALIIREMARNQWIAALSKGIRERSTDFRFDMFGTQHLPVPPFAEQEAIIRYLDEETTSIDKAIELSKKEIDLLQEYKTRLIADAVTGAVDVRELAKELPEIVEEIDDENIIDETDDEAVEEMEE; this comes from the coding sequence ATGAGTCTGTCGCGATACGAAGCCTACAAGCCAAGCGGCGTAGCGTGGCTGGGGGAGATTCCGGCGTATTGGGAGATGAGACCTCTTAAATCGATAATCAAAAAATCTATTGGAGGTGTATGGGGGAAGGATCCAACGAATACAAATTCAGATATAGTCTGTCTTAGGGTTTCAGATTTCAATTTTAATCAAGGTATTTTCAAGACATCCAAGCTAACAAAAAGAACAATATCTACCTCGGAGCAAAATGGTCGTCTTTTGCAAAAAGGTGATTTAGTGATTGAAAAATCAGGAGGTGGCGAAGTTACAGCTGTTGGCAGGGTAGTCCTTTTCAATCATGATTTTCCAGCAGTGTGTTCTAATTTTACAAATAGACTCGTTATTGTTGATCAGGTCCTTTCAACTTTTGCTGCAAAACTTTTTCAAACATTGTTTAGTTGCAAAGTCAATATTAAACATATCAAACAAACAACTGGTATACAAAATTTGGATTTAAAAAGCTATTTCACTGAACAAATAGCTGTACCCCCTCTCCCAGAACAAGAAGCCATCGTCCGCTATCTCGATCATGCTACGCATAAGATCGATCGCACGGTGCGGGCGAAGAAAAAGCTCATTGCCGCCCTGAACGAACAAAAGCAAGCCATCATCGCCCACGCCGTCACCCGAGGGCTCGATCCAAATGCACCGATGAAAGAGAGTGGCGTAGCGTGGATTGGGGAGATTCCGGCGCATTGGGAGATGAAACGAGGAAAAGCACTTTTTAGAAAAAATAATCGTCCTATATTGCCAGAATATGATGTAGTAACTTGTTTTCGTGATGGAGAAGTTACATTACGAAAAAATCGCCGAACAACAGGCTTTACCGAGGCTTTGAAAGAGATAGGCTATCAGGGTGTAAATAAGGGCGATTTGGTAATTCATGCAATGGATGCCTTCGCGGGAGCTGTTGGGGTTTCTGATTCTAATGGGAAATGTTCTCCCGTGTATGCTATTTGTTCTCCAATTGCAGAGGTTTTTCCAAAATATTACGCGCTTATTATCAGAGAAATGGCACGAAATCAATGGATTGCAGCTTTATCAAAAGGCATAAGAGAACGTTCTACTGACTTTAGATTTGATATGTTTGGAACTCAGCACTTACCTGTACCTCCTTTTGCTGAACAAGAAGCCATCATCCGCTACCTCGATGAGGAAACGACCTCTATCGACAAGGCAATCGAACTCTCCAAAAAAGAGATCGACTTGTTGCAGGAGTACAAAACCCGCCTGATCGCCGATGCTGTCACCGGCGCGGTGGATGTGCGCGAACTGGCGAAGGAATTGCCGGAAATTGTCGAAGAAATCGACGATGAAAACATCATAGATGAAACGGACGATGAAGCCGTAGAAGAGATGGAAGAGTAG